A single window of Falco rusticolus isolate bFalRus1 chromosome 16, bFalRus1.pri, whole genome shotgun sequence DNA harbors:
- the RPUSD4 gene encoding mitochondrial RNA pseudouridine synthase RPUSD4, with protein MAAASGGGLRPWWRPAAGLARAVRTVCGSGRAAAAAGTVQAEQLAERLRESKREKREIPKDPVQRRVQELTRLSKQLQRVHPNVLAKVLKQEAVYQNEEIVVINKPYGVPVHGGPGIKNCITDVLPILAKMLGNMKSEPLHLCHRLDKETTGVMVLARSKEAAEKIRLLFKTRQVEKIYWAISLGDPDPTEGIVDIPIVEKEVQSHQSHYKMTLAPNYRLSPEDGKVVKIRKNRDAESAVTRYRLLASSSACSLLELQPITGVKHQIRVHLAYGLGCPILGDHKYSHWSKLAPQKLPEITLKRLKLRQSKARHLPLHLHAYRLSLPLGKQIDLVCKPPLFFQKTLKKLELDIAED; from the exons atggcggcggcgagcggcggcgggtTGCGGCCGTGGTGGCGGCCGGCCGCGGGCCTGGCCCGGGCGGTACGCACCGTCTGTGGCAGCGgacgggcggcggcggcggcggggacggTGCAGGCCGAGCAGCTGGCGGAGCGGCTGCGGGAGAGCAAGCGGGAGAAGCGGGAG ATCCCCAAAGACCCAGTGCAGAGACGGGTCCAGGAACTCACCAgactgagcaagcagctgcagcgGGTTCATCCCAATGTCCTGGCCAAAGTGCTCAAGCAGGAAGCTGTGTACCAAAACGAGGAGATCGTGGTGATCAACAAACCCTACGGCGTTCCCGTGCACG GCGGCCCTGGGATCAAGAATTGTATCACTGACGTGCTGCCGATCTTGGCCAAGATGTTAGGGAACATGAAATCTGAACCCCTCCACCTCTGCCACCGGCTGGACAAAGAAACCACGGGTGTGATGGTGCTGGCGCGGAGcaaggaggcagcagagaagaTCCGGCTTCTCTTCAAAACTCGTCAGGTGGAGAAGATCTACTG GGCAATTAGCCTGGGGGACCCAGACCCCACCGAGGGCATCGTGGACATCCCCATCGTGGAGAAGGAGGTGCAGAGCCACCAGTCACACTACAAG ATGACACTGGCCCCCAACTATCGCCTGTCTCCGGAGGATGGGAAGGTGGTGAAAATCCGCAAGAACCGCGATGCCGAAAGCGCTGTGACGCGGTACCGCCTTCTGGCTAGCtcttctgcctgctctctgctggAGCTCCAGCCCATCACGG GGGTGAAGCACCAGATCCGGGTTCACCTGGCCTATGGCTTGGGGTGCCCCATCCTGGGGGATCACAAATATTCGCACTGGAGCAAGTTGGCACCCCAG AAGCTTCCTGAAATCACATTGAAGAGGCTGAAGCTGAGGCAGAGCAAGGCTCgccacctccctctccacctgCACGCCTACCGGCTCTCCCTGCCACTGGGCAAGCAGATAGACCTCGTCTGCAAGCCGCCCCTCTTCTTCCAAAAGACTTTGAAGAAACTGGAGCTGGACATCGCTGAAGACTAA
- the PANX3 gene encoding pannexin-3 isoform X1 produces the protein MLFAKRLPLVITSQFNVPSKLSFTAAWYGVLGKQCLQPYKASPQASHASEDTKAPRQQQQQQQQSPSSPLPRQKNVPLTHSRRVHALRCSPPRSWQFPSQGLAAGAAERSPAEVCHRGAAPLPRLAGFRPGILCRCNRSPVRRCAPMLTRPRWPRFTLLLTPGSQISCFSPTNFTGKQSAYVDTACWDSLIHHGFDDEGHTVTKSLWALKVFPYSLLVVAVLMYMPYLLWRYAAAPALHSDLLFIIDELDKSYNRSVRLVQHMRKVQQASAEPERFWEEYERARRERYFEFPLLERYLTCKQHTHSLVFIYILRNLLLLLFLAATCLYLVFLHLNIFFQDEFSCSIKTGLLQAEPHIPWLIPCKLVFFSVFQLISLSIGGVYVLLIPVVIYNALQLCQWDKGLLSVYEMLPAFDLLSRKMLTCPINDLNIILLFLRANISELTSFSRLNAVSALREATANKEDIDTVIDFMTLLAGLETTKPKHQACAPEPDGSMPLSNGGALEMKPGVEAMGKASRDSLGSA, from the exons ATGCTATTTGCGAAAAGGCTTCCCCTTGTAATTACGAGTCAATTTAATGTGCCATCTAAGCTGTCATTTACAGCTGCCTGGTACGGAGTGCTTGGCAAGCAATGCCTTCAGCCCTACAAAGCCTCTCCTCAAGCCAGTCACGCCTCAGAGGACACCAAagcccccaggcagcagcagcagcagcagcagcagtcgCCATCATCTCCTCTTCCTCGACAGAAAAATGTCCCTCTCACACACAGCCGCCGAGTACATGCTCTCCGATGCTCTCCTCCCAGATCCTGGCAGTTCCCGAGCCAAGGGCTTGCGGCTGGAGCTGCCGAGCGATCGCCTGCTGAAGTTTGTCACCGTGGGGCTGCCCCTCTTCCTCGTCTCGCTGGCTTTCGCCCGGGAATTCTCTGCCG GTGTAATCGCTCTCCTGTAAGGCGTTGTGCACCCATGCTCACACGACCTCGGTGGCCAAGGTTCACCCTTCTCCTCACCCCAGGCTCGCAGATCAGCTGCTTCTCTCCCACCAACTTCACGGGGAAGCAGTCTGCCTATGTCGACACGGCTTGCTGGGACTCCCTCATCCACCACGGCTTTGATGACGAGGGACACACTGTCACCAAGTCCCTCTGGGCTCTCAAG GTCTTCCCCTACTcgctgctggtggtggcagtgCTCATGTACATGCCTTACCTGCTGTGGCGTTATgcggctgctcctgccctccacTCCGACCTCCTCTTCATCATCGATGAGCTGGACAAATCCTACAACCGCTCCGTGCGCCTGGTGCAGCACATGAGGAAGGTCCAGCAGGCCAGCGCTGAGCCCGAGCGGTTCTGGGAGGAGTATGAGAG ggCCCGTCGGGAGAGGTATTTTGAGTTCCCGCTGCTAGAGCGCTACCTTACCTGCAAGCAGCACACCCACTCCCTGGTGTTCATCTACATCCTGAGGAACCTGCTTCTGCTCTTGTTCTTGGCTGCCACCTGCCTCTACCTGGTCTTCCTCCACCTCAACATCTTCTTCCAGGACGAGTTCAGCTGCTCCATCAAAACGGGGCTGCTCCAGGCGGAGCCCCACATCCCCTGGCTCATCCCCTGCAAGCTGGTCTTCTTCTCCGTCTTCCAGCTCATCAGCCTCTCGATTGGCGGCGTCTACGTCCTCCTCATACCCGTCGTCATCTACAAcgccctgcagctctgccagtggGACAAGGGGCTGCTCTCTGTCTACGAGATGCTGCCGGCTTTTGACCTCCTCAGCCGCAAGATGCTCACCTGCCCCATCAACGACCTCAAcatcatcctcctcttccttcgGGCCAACATCTCCGAGCTGACCTCCTTCAGCCGCCTCAACGCTGTGAGCGCCTTGAGGGAAGCCACCGCCAACAAGGAGGACATCGACACTGTCATCGACTTCATGacgctgctggctgggctggagacCACCAAGCCCAAGCACCAAGCTTGTGCCCCCGAGCCCGACGGCAGCATGCCCCTCTCCAACGGCGGGGCCCTAG AAATGAAGCCTGGAGTGGAAGCGATGGGAAAAGCCTCCCGGGACTCGCTTGGCTCTGCCTGA
- the PANX3 gene encoding pannexin-3 isoform X2: MCHLSCHLQLPGTECLASNAFSPTKPLLKPVTPQRTPKPPGSSSSSSSSRHHLLFLDRKMSLSHTAAEYMLSDALLPDPGSSRAKGLRLELPSDRLLKFVTVGLPLFLVSLAFAREFSAGSQISCFSPTNFTGKQSAYVDTACWDSLIHHGFDDEGHTVTKSLWALKVFPYSLLVVAVLMYMPYLLWRYAAAPALHSDLLFIIDELDKSYNRSVRLVQHMRKVQQASAEPERFWEEYERARRERYFEFPLLERYLTCKQHTHSLVFIYILRNLLLLLFLAATCLYLVFLHLNIFFQDEFSCSIKTGLLQAEPHIPWLIPCKLVFFSVFQLISLSIGGVYVLLIPVVIYNALQLCQWDKGLLSVYEMLPAFDLLSRKMLTCPINDLNIILLFLRANISELTSFSRLNAVSALREATANKEDIDTVIDFMTLLAGLETTKPKHQACAPEPDGSMPLSNGGALEMKPGVEAMGKASRDSLGSA, from the exons ATGTGCCATCTAAGCTGTCATTTACAGCTGCCTGGTACGGAGTGCTTGGCAAGCAATGCCTTCAGCCCTACAAAGCCTCTCCTCAAGCCAGTCACGCCTCAGAGGACACCAAagcccccaggcagcagcagcagcagcagcagcagtcgCCATCATCTCCTCTTCCTCGACAGAAAAATGTCCCTCTCACACACAGCCGCCGAGTACATGCTCTCCGATGCTCTCCTCCCAGATCCTGGCAGTTCCCGAGCCAAGGGCTTGCGGCTGGAGCTGCCGAGCGATCGCCTGCTGAAGTTTGTCACCGTGGGGCTGCCCCTCTTCCTCGTCTCGCTGGCTTTCGCCCGGGAATTCTCTGCCG GCTCGCAGATCAGCTGCTTCTCTCCCACCAACTTCACGGGGAAGCAGTCTGCCTATGTCGACACGGCTTGCTGGGACTCCCTCATCCACCACGGCTTTGATGACGAGGGACACACTGTCACCAAGTCCCTCTGGGCTCTCAAG GTCTTCCCCTACTcgctgctggtggtggcagtgCTCATGTACATGCCTTACCTGCTGTGGCGTTATgcggctgctcctgccctccacTCCGACCTCCTCTTCATCATCGATGAGCTGGACAAATCCTACAACCGCTCCGTGCGCCTGGTGCAGCACATGAGGAAGGTCCAGCAGGCCAGCGCTGAGCCCGAGCGGTTCTGGGAGGAGTATGAGAG ggCCCGTCGGGAGAGGTATTTTGAGTTCCCGCTGCTAGAGCGCTACCTTACCTGCAAGCAGCACACCCACTCCCTGGTGTTCATCTACATCCTGAGGAACCTGCTTCTGCTCTTGTTCTTGGCTGCCACCTGCCTCTACCTGGTCTTCCTCCACCTCAACATCTTCTTCCAGGACGAGTTCAGCTGCTCCATCAAAACGGGGCTGCTCCAGGCGGAGCCCCACATCCCCTGGCTCATCCCCTGCAAGCTGGTCTTCTTCTCCGTCTTCCAGCTCATCAGCCTCTCGATTGGCGGCGTCTACGTCCTCCTCATACCCGTCGTCATCTACAAcgccctgcagctctgccagtggGACAAGGGGCTGCTCTCTGTCTACGAGATGCTGCCGGCTTTTGACCTCCTCAGCCGCAAGATGCTCACCTGCCCCATCAACGACCTCAAcatcatcctcctcttccttcgGGCCAACATCTCCGAGCTGACCTCCTTCAGCCGCCTCAACGCTGTGAGCGCCTTGAGGGAAGCCACCGCCAACAAGGAGGACATCGACACTGTCATCGACTTCATGacgctgctggctgggctggagacCACCAAGCCCAAGCACCAAGCTTGTGCCCCCGAGCCCGACGGCAGCATGCCCCTCTCCAACGGCGGGGCCCTAG AAATGAAGCCTGGAGTGGAAGCGATGGGAAAAGCCTCCCGGGACTCGCTTGGCTCTGCCTGA
- the SIAE gene encoding sialate O-acetylesterase, whose protein sequence is MAAWVLLALAPVAAGAMFGFASYYGDHMVLQKEPAGAVVWGYGELGAMVTVVLSGAGGLIVMKKTAQVKEPSGTWTIVLDPMDRGGPYVLMAGQGLENVTLQDVYFGDVWLCSGQSNMAMTVLQVANASSELAATARYPYVRVFAAAPARSDVELEDLERIDLPWSIPTAENLGHGNFTYFSAVCWLLGRYLYEALQYPIGLVEAAWGGTPIEAWSSQRALQACGLLEDTGSLSPHQHLSGPQTPSVLWNAMIHPLLNMTLRGVAWYQGEANAFLHTDWYNCTFPALIADWRRAFHAGSAGQTEPLLPFGFVQLSTYRRQSPDDSFARLRWHQTADLGVVPNARMPGTFMAVAMDLCDEHSPYGSIHPRDKQNVAHRLQLGARAVAYGEKDVVFQGPYPTQAVLEVTRGLLNITYSQELTCRRRDTRAFEVCCSSKLAPCGWLPAPMVAVGSRTVTLALGGCRTLVLALRYAWAEWPCEYESCALYNTRGLPAPPFLLDALPAGETAGGTELLLLPSSRLSQGI, encoded by the exons ATGGCGGCGTGGGTGCTGCTGGCGCTGGCTCCGGTGGCGGCAG GGGCGATGTTTGGCTTCGCGTCCTACTATGGTGACCACATGGTGTTGCAGAAGGAGCCGGCGGGAGCCGTGGTGTGGGGCTACGGGGAGCTGGGGGCCATGGTGACCGTGGTGCTCTCTGGGGCCGGTGGCCTCATTGTCATGAAGAAGACAGCACAAGTGAAAG AACCTTCTGGGACGTGGACAATTGTCCTGGACCCTATGGATCGGGGCGGTCCCTACGTGCTGATGGCTGGGCAGGGCTTGGAGAACGTGACGCTGCAGGACGTCTACTTTGGGGACGTGTGGCTTTGCAGCGGGCAGAGCAACATGGCAATGACAGTCCTGCAG GTTGCCAACGCCAGCTCCGAGCTCGCCGCCACCGCTCGCTACCCCTACGTCCGCGTCTTCGCCGCAGCGCCCGCCCGCTCCGATGTAGAGCTGGAGGACCTGGAGCGAATTGACTTGCCGTGGTCCATCCCAACGGCCG AAAACCTGGGCCATGGGAATTTCACCTACTTCTCGGCCGTCTGCTGGCTGTTGGGGCGCTACCTCTACGAGGCTCTGCAGTACCCCATCGGGCTGGtggaggcagcctggggggGCACCCCCATCGAGGCCTGGTCCTCCCAAAGGGCTCTGCAGGCTTGTGGGCTCCTAGAGGACACGGGGAG TCTCTCCCCACACCAGCATCTCTCTGGCCCGCAAACGCCCTCCGTGCTCTGGAATGCCATGATCCACCCGCTGCTCAACATGACGCTGCGGGGTGTCGCTTGGTACCAGG GCGAGGCCAACGCCTTCCTGCACACGGACTGGTACAACTGCACCTTCCCCGCGCTCATCGCCGACTGGCGCCGGGCTTTCCACGCCGGCTCGGCCGGGCAGACGGAGCCACTGCTGCCATTTGGCTTCGTACAG TTGTCCACCTACCGCCGGCAGAGCCCAGATGACAGCTTCGCCCGGCTCCGCTGGCACCAAACCGCCGATCTGGGGGTTGTCCCCAACGCCAGGATGCCAGGCACCTTCATGGCCGTGGCCATGGATCTGTGCGATGAGCACTCCCCCTACGGCAG CATCCACCCCCGGGACAAGCAGAATGTGGCCCACCGGCTGCAGCTGGGCGCCAGAGCGGTGGCATATGGGGAGAAAGACGTGGTTTTCCAGGGGCCGTACCCTACCCAGGCCGTCCTGGAGGTGACCAGGGGGCTGCTGAACATCACCTACAGCCAGGAGCTCACCTGCCGTCGGAGGGACACGCGGGCGTTTGAg GTCTGCTGCTCCAGCAAGCTGGCCCCGTGCGGGTGGCTGCCGGCACCCATGGTGGCCGTGGGGTCCCGCACGGTGACGCTGGCCCTGGGCGGCTGCAGGACGCTGGTGCTGGCCTTGCGCTACGCCTGGGCCGAGTGGCCCTGCGAGTACGAGTCCTGCGCCCTCTACAACACCCGGGGTCTGCCCGCACCCCCCTTCCTCCTGGACGCCCTGCCCGCAGGGGAGACAGCCGGAGGGACcgagctgctgctcctccccagctcccGGTTGTCCCAGGGGATTTAG
- the SPA17 gene encoding sperm surface protein Sp17 produces MSIPTSSSTLRLPAGFQNLLEELALEVLRVQPTDVVAFAAQHFQRLLEQREESSADLAVWGAQLEDKLLSQPPFQEPEEDEEKEDKDKEEEKAGEQAGGGASTATVREAAPKQGYLSPNQHQG; encoded by the exons ATGTCCAtccccacctccagcagcaccctgcgGCTGCCTGCCGGCTTCCAAAacctgctggaggagctggcacTGGAGGTGCTGCGGGTGCAGCCCACCGACGTGGTGGCCTTTGCCGCTCAGCACTTCCAaaggctgctggagcagagagagg agAGCTCAGCTGACCTGGCGGTGTggggagcccagctggaggaCAAGCTTCTCTCCCAGCCCCCTTTCCAG gaACCGGAGGAGGACGAGGAGAAGGAGGACAAGgacaaggaggaggagaaggcaggggagcaggcaggcgGCGGTGCATCCACGGCCACGGTAAGGGAGGCAGCACCGAAACAGGGCTATCTGAGCCCAAACCAGCATCAGGGGTAG
- the NRGN gene encoding neurogranin isoform X1 codes for MDCCNQEGACTKLDEDILDIPLDDPDANAAAAKIQASFRGHMTRKKIKGGEIDRKTKDAECANSTRGGDLRNGD; via the exons ATGGACTGCTGCAAC CAGGAGGGAGCCTGCACAAAGCTGGACGAGGACATCCTGGACATCCCTTTGGATGATCCTGACGCCAACGCGGCGGCCGCCAAGATCCAGGCTAGTTTCCGCGGCCATATGACCCGCAAGAAGATCAAAGGGGGTGAGATCGATCGGAAAACCAAGGACGCCGAGTGCGCCAACAGCACCCGCGGCGGCGACCTCCGCAACGGCGACTAG
- the NRGN gene encoding neurogranin isoform X2 produces the protein MDCCNEGACTKLDEDILDIPLDDPDANAAAAKIQASFRGHMTRKKIKGGEIDRKTKDAECANSTRGGDLRNGD, from the exons ATGGACTGCTGCAAC GAGGGAGCCTGCACAAAGCTGGACGAGGACATCCTGGACATCCCTTTGGATGATCCTGACGCCAACGCGGCGGCCGCCAAGATCCAGGCTAGTTTCCGCGGCCATATGACCCGCAAGAAGATCAAAGGGGGTGAGATCGATCGGAAAACCAAGGACGCCGAGTGCGCCAACAGCACCCGCGGCGGCGACCTCCGCAACGGCGACTAG
- the ESAM gene encoding endothelial cell-selective adhesion molecule isoform X1 codes for MQLSPEMAERGRGEGRGGGGGGGGGGGGGGGWGRSLTPGARNRVNVPKRGRVAPRSLCQERERSVRWTRRSDPGWIEDRDNLGRAGQDSSRGSVKPGSWSRRIPNLLFWGVSSAVLEVHVGTSLVFSVEGQQAVLPAWYTSHSQKKPYITWLLNKEDAGPFQILTYLDGVAKVEETELKPRVGFLYPILTHNISVFINATRERDSGQYMCTVNVVDDDTSTGKNIGVINLTVLVPPATPSCQLHGSPTVGANVTLSCASEKGKPSPGYQWQRTAPTLQVFFPPAQDRARGTLKLTNLSLDMSGLYVCVAENQAGSAECSILLEVHSTSTKAVIAGAVLGSLGALATVIFFAQRVVGYRRKKRDCQEEAANEIKEDAVAPKTPTWARSPASDTISKTSTLSSIAGTRERPYGAKPPSDTASILTTTGSYRGPPPRGGGRVPSLSPPTINGVPQRRQDPAAPPGSLPPSSLARAGAIPVMVPAQSRAGSLV; via the exons ATGCAGTTGAGCCCTGAGATGGcggagagaggaagaggagaaggaagaggaggaggaggaggaggaggaggaggaggaggaggaggaggaggatggggtcGATCCCTCACTCCCGGTGCCCGAAATAGGGTGAACGTCCCCAAAAGAGGGCGAGTTGCCCCCAGGAGCCTCTGCCAGGAGCGAGAGCGAAGCGTCAGGTGGACCAGGAG GTCTGACCCCGGTTGGATCGAGGACCGGGATAACCTGGGCCGAGCCGGGCAGGATTCGTCCCGAGGCTCCGTGAAACCAGGGAGCTGGAGCCGGAGAATCCCAAATCTCCttttttggg GTGTCTCCTCGGCTGTGCTGGAGGTGCACGTGGGGACAAGCTTGGTCTTCTCGGTGGAGGGGCAGCAAGCGGTGCTGCCCGCCTGGTACACCAGCCACTCCCAGAAGAAGCCCTACATCACCTGGCTGCTGAACAAGGAAGATGCTGGCCCCTTCCAG ATCCTGACCTACCTGGACGGGGTGGCAAAGGTGGAGGAGACAGAGCTGAAGCCCCGCGTGGGATTCCTGTACCCCATCCTCACCCACAACATCTCGGTGTTCATCAACGCCACCCGGGAGCGTGACTCGGGCCAGTACATGTGCACCGTCAACGTGGTGGATGACGACACCAGCACAGGCAAGAACATCGGTGTCATCAACCTCACCGTCCTGG TGccaccagccacccccagctgccagctgcacGGCAGCCCCACCGTGGGAGCCAACGTGACGCTGAGCTGTGCCTCCGAGAAGGGGAAGCCCTCGCCCGGGTACCAGTGGCAGCGCACGGCCCCCACCCTGCAGGTCttcttcccccctgcccagg ACCGGGCCAGGGGCACCCTCAAGCTGACCAACCTCTCCCTGGACATGTCGGGTCTCTACGTCTGCGTGGCTGAGAACCAAGCGGGTTCAGCCGAGtgcagcatcctcctggagGTGCACTCAA CTAGCACCAAAGCAGTCATCGCCGGCGCCGTGCTGGGCTCCCTGGGTGCCCTTGCCACTGTCATCTTCTTCGCCCAGCGAGTCGTTGGCTACCGGAGGAAGAAACGTGACTGCCAGGAGGAGGCAGCCAACGAGATCAA GGAAGACGCCGTGGCCCCCAAAACCCCCACGTGGGCGAGGAGCCCGGCTTCGGACACCATCTCCAAAACCAGCACCTTGTCCTCCATCGCCGGCACCCGGGAGAGACCCTACGGTGCCAAACCCCCCTCCGACACCGCCTCCATCCTCACCACCACCGGCAGCTACCGGGGACCCCCACCCCGGGGAGGGGGACGCgtccccagcctctccccccCCACCATTAACGGGGTCCCCCAGCGCCGCCAGGAtccggccgcccccccggggtCGTTGCCCCCCTCCAGCTTGGCACGGGCAGGCGCCATCCCCGTCATGGTGCCGGCACAGAGCCGAGCCGGCTCCTTGGTGtga
- the ESAM gene encoding endothelial cell-selective adhesion molecule isoform X3: MGALPRAALALAALLGVSSAVLEVHVGTSLVFSVEGQQAVLPAWYTSHSQKKPYITWLLNKEDAGPFQILTYLDGVAKVEETELKPRVGFLYPILTHNISVFINATRERDSGQYMCTVNVVDDDTSTGKNIGVINLTVLVPPATPSCQLHGSPTVGANVTLSCASEKGKPSPGYQWQRTAPTLQVFFPPAQDRARGTLKLTNLSLDMSGLYVCVAENQAGSAECSILLEVHSTSTKAVIAGAVLGSLGALATVIFFAQRVVGYRRKKRDCQEEAANEIKEDAVAPKTPTWARSPASDTISKTSTLSSIAGTRERPYGAKPPSDTASILTTTGSYRGPPPRGGGRVPSLSPPTINGVPQRRQDPAAPPGSLPPSSLARAGAIPVMVPAQSRAGSLV; encoded by the exons ATGGGCGCGCTGCCGCGGGCTGCGCTGGCGCTGGCTGCGCTGCTGG GTGTCTCCTCGGCTGTGCTGGAGGTGCACGTGGGGACAAGCTTGGTCTTCTCGGTGGAGGGGCAGCAAGCGGTGCTGCCCGCCTGGTACACCAGCCACTCCCAGAAGAAGCCCTACATCACCTGGCTGCTGAACAAGGAAGATGCTGGCCCCTTCCAG ATCCTGACCTACCTGGACGGGGTGGCAAAGGTGGAGGAGACAGAGCTGAAGCCCCGCGTGGGATTCCTGTACCCCATCCTCACCCACAACATCTCGGTGTTCATCAACGCCACCCGGGAGCGTGACTCGGGCCAGTACATGTGCACCGTCAACGTGGTGGATGACGACACCAGCACAGGCAAGAACATCGGTGTCATCAACCTCACCGTCCTGG TGccaccagccacccccagctgccagctgcacGGCAGCCCCACCGTGGGAGCCAACGTGACGCTGAGCTGTGCCTCCGAGAAGGGGAAGCCCTCGCCCGGGTACCAGTGGCAGCGCACGGCCCCCACCCTGCAGGTCttcttcccccctgcccagg ACCGGGCCAGGGGCACCCTCAAGCTGACCAACCTCTCCCTGGACATGTCGGGTCTCTACGTCTGCGTGGCTGAGAACCAAGCGGGTTCAGCCGAGtgcagcatcctcctggagGTGCACTCAA CTAGCACCAAAGCAGTCATCGCCGGCGCCGTGCTGGGCTCCCTGGGTGCCCTTGCCACTGTCATCTTCTTCGCCCAGCGAGTCGTTGGCTACCGGAGGAAGAAACGTGACTGCCAGGAGGAGGCAGCCAACGAGATCAA GGAAGACGCCGTGGCCCCCAAAACCCCCACGTGGGCGAGGAGCCCGGCTTCGGACACCATCTCCAAAACCAGCACCTTGTCCTCCATCGCCGGCACCCGGGAGAGACCCTACGGTGCCAAACCCCCCTCCGACACCGCCTCCATCCTCACCACCACCGGCAGCTACCGGGGACCCCCACCCCGGGGAGGGGGACGCgtccccagcctctccccccCCACCATTAACGGGGTCCCCCAGCGCCGCCAGGAtccggccgcccccccggggtCGTTGCCCCCCTCCAGCTTGGCACGGGCAGGCGCCATCCCCGTCATGGTGCCGGCACAGAGCCGAGCCGGCTCCTTGGTGtga
- the ESAM gene encoding endothelial cell-selective adhesion molecule isoform X2, which produces MQLSPEMAERGRGEGRGGGGGGGGGGGGGGGWGRSLTPGARNRVNVPKRGRVAPRSLCQERERSVRWTRRSDPGWIEDRDNLGRAGQDSSRGSVKPGSWSRRIPNLLFWGVSSAVLEVHVGTSLVFSVEGQQAVLPAWYTSHSQKKPYITWLLNKEDAGPFQILTYLDGVAKVEETELKPRVGFLYPILTHNISVFINATRERDSGQYMCTVNVVDDDTSTGKNIGVINLTVLDRARGTLKLTNLSLDMSGLYVCVAENQAGSAECSILLEVHSTSTKAVIAGAVLGSLGALATVIFFAQRVVGYRRKKRDCQEEAANEIKEDAVAPKTPTWARSPASDTISKTSTLSSIAGTRERPYGAKPPSDTASILTTTGSYRGPPPRGGGRVPSLSPPTINGVPQRRQDPAAPPGSLPPSSLARAGAIPVMVPAQSRAGSLV; this is translated from the exons ATGCAGTTGAGCCCTGAGATGGcggagagaggaagaggagaaggaagaggaggaggaggaggaggaggaggaggaggaggaggaggaggaggatggggtcGATCCCTCACTCCCGGTGCCCGAAATAGGGTGAACGTCCCCAAAAGAGGGCGAGTTGCCCCCAGGAGCCTCTGCCAGGAGCGAGAGCGAAGCGTCAGGTGGACCAGGAG GTCTGACCCCGGTTGGATCGAGGACCGGGATAACCTGGGCCGAGCCGGGCAGGATTCGTCCCGAGGCTCCGTGAAACCAGGGAGCTGGAGCCGGAGAATCCCAAATCTCCttttttggg GTGTCTCCTCGGCTGTGCTGGAGGTGCACGTGGGGACAAGCTTGGTCTTCTCGGTGGAGGGGCAGCAAGCGGTGCTGCCCGCCTGGTACACCAGCCACTCCCAGAAGAAGCCCTACATCACCTGGCTGCTGAACAAGGAAGATGCTGGCCCCTTCCAG ATCCTGACCTACCTGGACGGGGTGGCAAAGGTGGAGGAGACAGAGCTGAAGCCCCGCGTGGGATTCCTGTACCCCATCCTCACCCACAACATCTCGGTGTTCATCAACGCCACCCGGGAGCGTGACTCGGGCCAGTACATGTGCACCGTCAACGTGGTGGATGACGACACCAGCACAGGCAAGAACATCGGTGTCATCAACCTCACCGTCCTGG ACCGGGCCAGGGGCACCCTCAAGCTGACCAACCTCTCCCTGGACATGTCGGGTCTCTACGTCTGCGTGGCTGAGAACCAAGCGGGTTCAGCCGAGtgcagcatcctcctggagGTGCACTCAA CTAGCACCAAAGCAGTCATCGCCGGCGCCGTGCTGGGCTCCCTGGGTGCCCTTGCCACTGTCATCTTCTTCGCCCAGCGAGTCGTTGGCTACCGGAGGAAGAAACGTGACTGCCAGGAGGAGGCAGCCAACGAGATCAA GGAAGACGCCGTGGCCCCCAAAACCCCCACGTGGGCGAGGAGCCCGGCTTCGGACACCATCTCCAAAACCAGCACCTTGTCCTCCATCGCCGGCACCCGGGAGAGACCCTACGGTGCCAAACCCCCCTCCGACACCGCCTCCATCCTCACCACCACCGGCAGCTACCGGGGACCCCCACCCCGGGGAGGGGGACGCgtccccagcctctccccccCCACCATTAACGGGGTCCCCCAGCGCCGCCAGGAtccggccgcccccccggggtCGTTGCCCCCCTCCAGCTTGGCACGGGCAGGCGCCATCCCCGTCATGGTGCCGGCACAGAGCCGAGCCGGCTCCTTGGTGtga